One genomic segment of Synechocystis sp. LKSZ1 includes these proteins:
- a CDS encoding WD40 repeat domain-containing protein, which yields MKKIVAPCLVSVAIWGIAEILPLESTIAQAQPIAPLQLAQSLKSPKPITTLRGFNGVIVTFALTPDGNTLIAATGDGTVTALDLRNREVLYTKAFNVNNFSNLVISADGATFMAAQERIIGVFDVRSGERRQTLTGHVGKVSALALSPDGTTLVSASGEDQTLRVWNLDNGELVKTIGDNVGPVTEVVFSPDGKFLVTGSVGNNRYIKLWDASSLMLITTYPQQPYIYGLQVTHQGQTLLAAVKNYVTAWDITTSKKRWSKKGPALDINMIAVSPDGKLVATANKEGTVMVFDVKNGKLLNTLKVQRGWVLGVAFSPDGRYLYGGGEDKTIQIWQIAP from the coding sequence ATGAAAAAGATCGTTGCTCCTTGCCTAGTTTCCGTTGCTATTTGGGGGATAGCCGAAATTCTTCCCCTTGAATCGACTATCGCCCAAGCCCAACCCATTGCTCCCCTACAGCTTGCCCAGAGTCTCAAATCGCCTAAACCAATAACCACCTTGAGGGGTTTTAATGGGGTGATTGTCACCTTTGCCCTTACCCCGGATGGCAATACCCTAATTGCCGCAACGGGAGATGGCACTGTAACCGCCCTGGATCTGAGGAATCGTGAGGTACTCTACACTAAAGCCTTTAATGTCAACAACTTTTCTAACTTAGTGATCAGTGCTGATGGAGCCACCTTTATGGCGGCCCAGGAACGGATTATTGGCGTTTTTGATGTGCGTAGTGGTGAGCGCCGACAAACCTTAACGGGCCATGTCGGCAAAGTTTCGGCCCTGGCCCTTAGCCCCGATGGCACAACTCTAGTCAGCGCCAGCGGTGAAGACCAAACCCTGAGAGTCTGGAATTTGGATAATGGGGAACTGGTTAAAACCATTGGAGATAATGTTGGGCCGGTAACCGAAGTTGTGTTTAGTCCTGATGGCAAGTTTTTGGTAACGGGCTCGGTGGGCAACAACCGCTATATCAAATTGTGGGATGCCAGCAGTTTAATGCTGATCACCACCTATCCCCAACAGCCCTACATCTATGGCTTGCAGGTCACCCATCAGGGCCAGACCCTATTGGCCGCAGTTAAGAACTACGTCACGGCTTGGGATATCACCACTAGCAAAAAACGATGGAGCAAGAAAGGCCCAGCCCTGGATATTAATATGATTGCGGTTTCCCCCGATGGCAAGCTTGTAGCAACGGCGAATAAAGAGGGCACTGTTATGGTGTTCGATGTTAAAAACGGTAAATTGCTTAATACTCTAAAGGTTCAACGAGGATGGGTCTTGGGTGTGGCCTTTAGTCCTGATGGTCGTTATCTCTACGGGGGAGGTGAAGATAAAACCATTCAGATTTGGCAAATTGCGCCGTAA
- the cobU gene encoding bifunctional adenosylcobinamide kinase/adenosylcobinamide-phosphate guanylyltransferase translates to MITLVTGPARSGKSEWAEQLATESSLPVIYLATAQEDPQDPDWQARLAAHRQRRPSHWQTWAIPTQISQALQDLDQPACILVDSLGTWVANQLDQSEAEWQSVQTEFLSVLGQCTTPVILVAEETGWGVIPAYPLGRQFRDRLGVLIRQVGALADEVYLVTGGYALPLSQWGQPLKPKNLIN, encoded by the coding sequence GTGATCACTTTAGTGACAGGGCCAGCCCGTTCAGGCAAGAGTGAATGGGCTGAACAATTGGCGACAGAAAGCAGCTTGCCGGTCATCTATCTCGCTACGGCTCAGGAAGATCCCCAAGATCCAGATTGGCAGGCCCGTTTGGCCGCCCATCGCCAGCGCCGCCCGTCCCACTGGCAAACCTGGGCCATTCCGACCCAGATTAGTCAGGCTTTACAAGATCTAGACCAGCCGGCCTGTATTCTGGTGGATTCCTTGGGAACCTGGGTGGCCAATCAGTTAGACCAGTCCGAGGCGGAATGGCAAAGCGTCCAAACTGAATTTTTAAGCGTTTTAGGCCAATGTACCACCCCCGTTATTTTGGTAGCAGAAGAAACCGGCTGGGGGGTAATTCCCGCCTACCCTTTGGGCCGGCAATTTCGAGACCGTCTGGGGGTCTTGATTCGCCAAGTGGGGGCCTTAGCCGATGAGGTCTACTTGGTTACCGGCGGCTATGCCCTACCCTTAAGTCAGTGGGGACAACCCCTCAAACCGAAAAATCTCATTAATTAG
- a CDS encoding DUF1499 domain-containing protein, which produces MTSLVSITLVVVLGWGLFLGNVLAFDTNSPVAALPGTAKLFAGSPPTLGIQDSHLAPCPQTPNCVSSQATDSTHTIAPLAYQGSSHEAYQALIRVLGVVPRTKIIEQQENYIRAESQSRLLGFVDDLEFYFPADSGVIQVRSSARLGESDLGVNRRRLEQIRLALQDLGV; this is translated from the coding sequence ATGACTTCTTTGGTTTCTATCACGCTTGTTGTCGTCCTAGGCTGGGGGCTCTTTCTGGGCAATGTCCTGGCCTTCGATACGAACTCCCCGGTGGCGGCTTTGCCTGGTACGGCTAAACTCTTTGCTGGGTCTCCCCCCACTTTAGGGATACAGGATAGCCACCTGGCCCCTTGTCCCCAGACCCCCAACTGTGTTTCTAGCCAGGCGACGGATTCTACCCACACCATTGCCCCCCTGGCCTACCAGGGTTCTTCCCATGAAGCCTATCAGGCCTTAATTCGCGTACTGGGGGTTGTCCCTCGGACGAAGATTATTGAACAGCAAGAGAACTATATCCGAGCCGAATCCCAGAGCCGATTATTGGGATTTGTGGACGACCTAGAGTTTTACTTTCCTGCTGATTCAGGGGTGATTCAAGTCCGTTCCAGTGCCCGTCTAGGGGAATCTGATCTAGGGGTTAATCGTCGTCGCCTAGAGCAAATTCGCTTAGCTTTGCAGGATCTTGGGGTTTAG